TATTTCTCGCAGTGTATTTCTTCTATGAAAGATCTTTGATCGGTTTTCCAGACGGACATCTTACGAATCTGGACCACGCATTTCTGTGGCTTTATTTGATCGTTGGTATTCAACATATTTTGAATGTGTTTATGTTCATCTACTTTGGGTTAGGCTACGGCTCCAAATGGAAATGGGTCTTCTTCCTTCTGTTCTATTCAGGAAGTATATTTTTATATTTTGGAGTAGATTGGTTTTTGAGATCGAATTTGGATCACGGAGTGGGTGGGTAGGTAGGGATGTTGGAGATCCTACATGGAATATGCGGGGCGGATCCGAGCAAAGCTCGGACCAGGCTACTTCGGGTTCGCGCATTCGCGCTCATCCGGGCTTTGCCCGGACTACGCCCTGTGTATCCTTTCCGCAGGTGAATTATGAATTGACTTGTAATATATCATGGTATATACCTTGATTACAGGTATATAAATGCAAACTGCAAAATTATTCATAAATGGAAGAAGCCAAGCAGTAAGATTACCTAAGGAATTTCAATTCAAGGGGAATGATGTTTTTATTCAAAAGGTCGGGGAAGCAGTAATCCTTGTGCCGAAGAATAAAGCGTGGAACGTATTCCTTGATGGTCTGAACGGTTTTAGTGATGATTTTTTGAACGAAGGAAGGGAGAAACTTTCGGAATCTGAAAGAGAAAGTTTTTAATGTATCTTCTCGATACTAATATTTGCATTTTTATTATAAAAAAGAAAAATCAAAAGATACTAGATAAACTTAAGAAAAATATGAATAAGGGTTTATTCATATCCTCTTTAACATTGGCAGAATTAGAATTTGGTATAGAGAATAGCGAGTATAAAGAAAAAAATAGAGTTTCGTTAATAGAATTTCTGTCAATATTTGAGATCCTTCCTTTTGAACAATCTGATGCACGGGCATTCGGGATCATTAGAGCAGATCTAAAAAAGACGGGAAATTTGATCGGATCCATCGATATACTGTTAGCTGCTCAATCTCTATCTCGTAATCTTATATTCGTTACGAATAATACAAAAGAGTTTAATAGAGTGAAGGATCTTAAAGTAGAAGATTGGTCGGTGTAGAGATAATCTCTTCGAGTGTCTATCAAGGTAAGGACTTGCCGTTACGCAGTCTCGCATCCTGCTCGACTTGGCTCCACGGCGTCTTTTGCACTCGCTTCGCCATCCTGGCTCGCGGCGCATTTGCGACGCTTCCTATGGGGCGCTGCAAATGCTTTCGTGCAAAAGCTTCAAGTCCTTCTGGGCCTGATTTAGAAGTATGATTGGGAAAAAGAAAGGAATTTGGGCCCAGAAGGACTTGAACCTTCGACCCGCAGATTATGAGTCTGCTGCTCTAACCAACTGAGCTATAGGCCCGGAGGCTCCATTTTTTGAGGACCGCGCCTCCTAGCAAGTCGATTTTACTGTGGGTTTAAGTAACGGTTCGGATTCGAAAACCACTCTTTTAGATCTTGGCGTTCTTTGTAAAAAGCGATATAGAATGTGTATGCCTTATCGTCTTTGCGGAGTAGGAAAAAATAGAGCTGGAGCGGATTTCCGCCAGAATTGTCTTCTTTGGACCAGCGTAGGATCTCCGTCCTCGAAATACTAAATTTTTCAGGTGTGGCGCCTGGAAACACCGCTTCTAATACTTTGGTTCCAAGGGTTTCTTCTCCGACTCGGTCGAGTTTTCGCCAGATTGCAAGCCAGGGCTTGTCTTTGAGTGGAACTGCTCTCCAACGTTTTCTGGATTCAGTGCGGACTAGGGCTTTTTCAGGGAAATCAATTCGGATGAAATCTTCTACAAATGTTTCTCCAGGTTGATAGACTTTTTGGTCCGGATCCAAAGGAACAGAATCTATGGATATGCTTACAAGTATGAATAAGAACGGAAAAATTCTAGAGAAGGGAAGTTTGATCAAAAGATGATTTCCTCTAAGATCAATTCTCTGTATTTGATTAGTTGGAATACTGGGATAGATTGTTTTTCTTTTTTGTCGGCGAGTGTATCTTCTCCCTTTTTTTTGAATTTTCGAATGGTTTTGTTTTCGAATATGAATATTCCCTGGTATTCTCCTGTAACCTCGTAAGGTGCACCGGGAGCCAGCTTAGAAACATATTTTCTTAATCTTCTATCGAATTTATTATCTCTATATTTATAATATAATGTATGTCCGTTCCAATCATAGAATACTACGTAGTTCTCCTTGAGCCCTTGGTAATATAGTTTAATTGTTTCTGGATAATTGGGAGAAGAATCCGTTAAGGATTCTTTGATATCGAGGGCTCTAGGCTCTTTTAGGGTGATTGTCCCACGATAAGTGTTTCCTGCGGGTTCCGCATCCAATCTTCTCCCATCCGATGTAGGTATCAAACAAAGGATCGCGGATAGGAGAAGGAATTGTTTCATTAATCGTTTTCCAGATCCTCAGATTCTCCGCCGCTCGGTTTTCCTCCTCCGGAAGAACCACCGCCAGAACCGGATCCGCCACCGCTGCCTCCAGAAGAAGATCCGCTACCTTCTCCACTTAATGGAACTGGATTGGAACCTTCTCCACCTCCGCCGCTCGGTCTGGATCTTCTGGAAGAAGAAGAGTTAGATCCGCTGCCAGCTTTTCTAGTGCTTGTATCTTTTGCAGGTTTAGTTTCTGAGCTTGCAGGAACAAAACTTGGATCTAGCTTTTTACGAAGGGTATCTAACGCGTTTTGGGCGGCACGTTTTACTTTTTCGCTAGGATCTCTTTGCGCTTTATATTCCAAAATTTCGATAACTGCAGGATCTTCTGTTTCCGCTAAATGTTTGATAGCGCGAAGTCGGACCATCGCATCGTCGTCTCTTGCGAATGAATATAATTCTTCTATAATTTCCTTATCTCCTAAGGAAACGAGGGCAGTGATCGTATGTATCTTGAGTGCTTGGTAATCTTGGATATCGTTCTTGGATTTTAAGGCGCGGATCTTTTCCAAAAGTTCTCTAAGTGGAGTGATTGCAGCTTCTGATTTGATCTTTCCGAGTGCGTTTACTGAATAAGCGCGGAGTGTGATCGGTTCTTTTTCGTCTTTTACAGTTGCGATCAGAACATTCTCTATCGAAGACTTTTTTACTTTTCCGAAATAAAGAGCGATCTGTGCTCTTACTTCCGGATCGTTAAACTTTTCCTGGAATCGTGCTTCTAATACAGAGAAAGGTTCGTTTGCCTGAGGAAATTCTCCCAAAGTTTCGATGAGAGCGATCAGGAAATTGGAATTTTTAGTGAAATCCTGGCTTTTGAGTAATTCGGTTAAAACTGGAATTCCAGAATCGAATTTAAGCTTTTTGACTACATAGACTGCTTCTTTCTGAACATCTTGTTGGTCATGTTTTAATAACGCGATGATCTTATCTTCGAATTGTGTGAGTTTTAGAATTCCAGAAATTCTAAGAGCATAGATCTTCATGGACCAATCAGGATCCTTGGAAAGGATCACTCCGACTTGGTCATACAATTCTCCTGCGTCTTCTTTTGGAAAATCCTCTAGTTCTCTAAGAGCACTTGCTCTTTCTTTTGTGGTTCCGTATTTTAAAACCTTATAGAGAACTTCTTTCTTTTTGCGGATCTGTTC
The genomic region above belongs to Leptospira saintgironsiae and contains:
- a CDS encoding LIC_11959 family protein, with amino-acid sequence MKQFLLLSAILCLIPTSDGRRLDAEPAGNTYRGTITLKEPRALDIKESLTDSSPNYPETIKLYYQGLKENYVVFYDWNGHTLYYKYRDNKFDRRLRKYVSKLAPGAPYEVTGEYQGIFIFENKTIRKFKKKGEDTLADKKEKQSIPVFQLIKYRELILEEIIF
- the vapC gene encoding type II toxin-antitoxin system tRNA(fMet)-specific endonuclease VapC, translating into MYLLDTNICIFIIKKKNQKILDKLKKNMNKGLFISSLTLAELEFGIENSEYKEKNRVSLIEFLSIFEILPFEQSDARAFGIIRADLKKTGNLIGSIDILLAAQSLSRNLIFVTNNTKEFNRVKDLKVEDWSV
- a CDS encoding HEAT repeat domain-containing protein — protein: MSLTEELRTSKKKTASCSRQANNQLKHSGKISLGNIYSFSLVLCLLSFGSLAAKEAPPRPKYTEEQIRKKKEVLYKVLKYGTTKERASALRELEDFPKEDAGELYDQVGVILSKDPDWSMKIYALRISGILKLTQFEDKIIALLKHDQQDVQKEAVYVVKKLKFDSGIPVLTELLKSQDFTKNSNFLIALIETLGEFPQANEPFSVLEARFQEKFNDPEVRAQIALYFGKVKKSSIENVLIATVKDEKEPITLRAYSVNALGKIKSEAAITPLRELLEKIRALKSKNDIQDYQALKIHTITALVSLGDKEIIEELYSFARDDDAMVRLRAIKHLAETEDPAVIEILEYKAQRDPSEKVKRAAQNALDTLRKKLDPSFVPASSETKPAKDTSTRKAGSGSNSSSSRRSRPSGGGGEGSNPVPLSGEGSGSSSGGSGGGSGSGGGSSGGGKPSGGESEDLEND
- the vapB gene encoding type II toxin-antitoxin system antitoxin VapB, with protein sequence MQTAKLFINGRSQAVRLPKEFQFKGNDVFIQKVGEAVILVPKNKAWNVFLDGLNGFSDDFLNEGREKLSESERESF